One genomic segment of Erythrobacter sp. THAF29 includes these proteins:
- a CDS encoding MFS transporter, producing MEEAGGSEQRDLWGAIKPYLEKESLAAFFVGVSSGFPYAMIGATLTTRLAQDGIDKPTVTAFTLAFLVYNLKVFWAWIVDGVRIPVLSSLGQRVSWMIFSGLFVIGAVVNLALVDPSQDLAATIFAAVLVGVAGATFDIVIDAYRIETLKPYQLGTGSGMSQYGWRIGAAGAGALALVVAARHGWTAAYLSCAALALPAMITALILGEPARHEVAIAKKGIAEVWQSIAGPFGEFFQRHGAWLVLAFIMVHKIGDTLANLTFRLLFDDLGFTNDEIAIYDVGIGFWAFIVGIFVGGVLYSRMGLKRSVLIALILMAISNVSFAALAATGKSNLGMAAAIGFENFASGYGGVVVVAYFSALCDLRFTATQYALISAAASVVGRLLTGTTAGGMIEWMGYVGFYLLTTLLALPGIILFWWMMRTGLVDDAVGTAGTEPARDRT from the coding sequence ATGGAGGAGGCTGGAGGATCGGAGCAACGCGATTTGTGGGGTGCGATCAAACCCTATCTCGAAAAGGAATCGCTCGCAGCGTTCTTCGTCGGCGTCTCATCCGGATTTCCCTACGCCATGATCGGGGCGACGCTGACCACGCGGCTTGCGCAGGATGGCATCGACAAGCCCACGGTTACCGCGTTCACGCTCGCCTTCCTCGTCTACAACTTGAAGGTTTTCTGGGCGTGGATCGTCGATGGCGTCCGTATCCCGGTATTGTCCAGCCTCGGGCAGCGCGTTTCCTGGATGATCTTCTCTGGCCTGTTCGTGATCGGCGCAGTGGTGAACCTTGCGCTTGTCGACCCTTCGCAAGACCTTGCCGCGACGATCTTCGCGGCAGTGCTTGTCGGAGTAGCCGGGGCGACCTTCGATATCGTGATCGATGCCTACCGTATCGAAACGCTGAAACCCTACCAGCTCGGGACCGGTTCCGGCATGAGCCAGTATGGGTGGCGGATTGGAGCGGCAGGAGCGGGCGCACTCGCGCTTGTGGTGGCTGCAAGACATGGCTGGACGGCCGCGTATCTTTCCTGCGCGGCTTTGGCGCTTCCCGCGATGATCACCGCGCTCATCCTCGGCGAACCGGCTCGGCACGAGGTAGCAATCGCGAAGAAGGGTATCGCCGAGGTCTGGCAGTCAATTGCAGGCCCCTTTGGCGAATTCTTCCAGCGCCACGGCGCGTGGCTCGTCCTCGCATTCATCATGGTACACAAGATCGGTGACACTCTCGCCAACCTGACGTTTCGCCTTCTGTTTGACGACCTCGGCTTCACCAATGACGAGATCGCCATTTACGATGTCGGTATCGGGTTCTGGGCCTTCATTGTCGGCATATTCGTTGGCGGGGTTTTGTATTCGCGCATGGGCCTGAAGCGTTCGGTGCTTATCGCACTGATACTGATGGCGATATCGAACGTGAGCTTCGCTGCGCTCGCTGCGACCGGAAAATCCAATCTCGGTATGGCGGCCGCGATCGGTTTCGAAAATTTCGCAAGCGGATATGGCGGCGTCGTTGTCGTTGCCTACTTCTCGGCGCTGTGCGACCTTCGGTTCACGGCCACGCAGTACGCGCTTATCTCTGCTGCGGCGAGCGTGGTTGGACGGCTGCTTACCGGGACAACGGCAGGCGGAATGATCGAGTGGATGGGGTATGTCGGTTTTTACCTGCTTACCACGCTGCTCGCCTTGCCGGGCATAATACTGTTCTGGTGGATGATGCGCACCGGACTTGTCGATGATGCCGTGGGAACCGCCGGAACCGAGCCTGCGCGTGATAGGACTTAG
- a CDS encoding aromatic ring-hydroxylating dioxygenase subunit alpha, translated as MNAPAKPSTATAPDSRGPLRPTDSQLALAEAIRDGKAREAEGTEAVPASRYTDPSHFEAEKRALFDREPQVLVPSALLPEPGMAVPHDATGRPLLITRDKDGQAHVFLNVCQHRGTRLVEGTEVQCSSRLVCPYHAWTYKLDGSLVGLPRPETFPDLDKSQYHLRELPSCEAGGLIWFAPQEHADFALARTLGEDFSAFEMDDSFLFRRKMHEVRSNWKLIMDAFLESYHVTRLHANTIGPFFKDGITAGDSIGPHMRSAVGRLEEMESIDLTDMADMRRVVTFAYQLLPATIIVPSPDYVNVMVLMPKAHNLTLVEDFMLIPEAPATDKARDHWERSWALLDGGVFASEDFRAAELGQQGLESGAVDHITLGTLESGIKRFDETVQEFLRDHA; from the coding sequence ATGAACGCGCCTGCAAAACCATCAACAGCTACAGCGCCGGACAGTCGAGGACCGCTTCGTCCGACTGACAGTCAACTCGCTCTTGCTGAGGCGATCAGAGACGGAAAAGCGCGCGAGGCAGAGGGCACAGAGGCAGTCCCAGCGAGCCGCTACACTGATCCGAGTCATTTCGAGGCGGAAAAACGCGCGCTCTTCGACCGAGAGCCACAAGTGCTGGTGCCGAGCGCCCTGCTACCCGAACCGGGCATGGCCGTCCCTCACGATGCGACGGGCCGCCCGCTGCTGATCACACGCGACAAGGACGGCCAAGCGCACGTCTTCCTCAACGTTTGCCAGCATCGCGGAACACGGCTGGTCGAGGGCACGGAGGTACAATGCTCCTCCAGACTCGTCTGTCCTTATCACGCCTGGACCTACAAGCTTGATGGCAGTCTGGTGGGCTTACCGCGCCCGGAGACCTTCCCCGATCTCGACAAGAGCCAATATCACCTAAGGGAATTGCCCAGTTGCGAGGCAGGTGGCCTCATCTGGTTCGCGCCGCAGGAACACGCCGATTTCGCTCTTGCGAGAACGCTTGGCGAGGATTTCAGCGCCTTTGAAATGGACGACAGCTTCCTGTTCCGCCGAAAGATGCACGAGGTCAGAAGCAACTGGAAACTGATCATGGATGCCTTTCTCGAAAGCTACCACGTGACGCGTCTTCATGCGAACACGATCGGGCCGTTCTTCAAAGATGGGATCACGGCGGGCGACAGTATCGGCCCCCACATGCGCTCTGCCGTCGGGCGATTGGAGGAAATGGAGAGCATTGATCTCACCGACATGGCCGACATGCGGCGTGTGGTGACCTTTGCCTACCAGTTGCTTCCGGCAACAATCATCGTCCCCTCGCCCGACTATGTAAACGTGATGGTGCTGATGCCGAAGGCGCATAACCTCACACTGGTCGAGGACTTCATGTTGATCCCCGAGGCGCCAGCGACAGACAAGGCTCGCGACCACTGGGAGCGCAGTTGGGCGCTGCTCGATGGCGGGGTCTTTGCGAGCGAGGATTTCCGCGCGGCCGAACTCGGCCAGCAAGGGCTCGAGAGCGGCGCGGTCGATCACATAACTCTCGGCACGCTGGAAAGCGGGATCAAACGCTTCGATGAGACGGTGCAGGAGTTCTTGCGGGATCACGCCTGA
- a CDS encoding pseudouridine synthase, protein MPTNPKQSEDRPEGDRIAKLLARAGVASRREIERMIADGRITLNDKPVETPATFLTTLEGVSVDGKPVAGPEPTQLYAFHKPTGLITAERDASGRATIYSALVNAMPKDAPRVMPIGRLDLNTEGLLLLTNDGGLKRQMELPANGIPRTYRARAFGDVTQEQLEALIEGVEIDGVRYGSIDANLERASGSGKNQWIEMTITEGKNREVRRVLEYLGLKVNRLIRTAYGPFRLGDLPRGRVARIRKGDLDRFRSSLKRDRK, encoded by the coding sequence ATGCCCACCAATCCCAAGCAATCCGAAGACCGGCCTGAAGGCGATCGCATCGCCAAGCTGCTTGCACGCGCAGGCGTCGCCAGCCGCCGCGAGATCGAGCGTATGATCGCCGATGGACGCATTACGCTCAACGACAAGCCGGTCGAGACACCCGCGACGTTTCTCACAACCCTCGAAGGCGTGAGCGTTGATGGAAAGCCTGTGGCGGGACCCGAGCCGACACAGCTTTACGCTTTTCACAAACCCACCGGCCTCATCACCGCAGAGCGAGATGCGTCTGGGCGCGCGACGATCTATTCCGCGCTCGTCAACGCAATGCCCAAGGATGCGCCGCGAGTGATGCCGATTGGACGCCTCGACCTCAATACCGAGGGTTTGCTTTTGCTTACCAACGATGGCGGGCTCAAACGCCAGATGGAGCTTCCTGCCAACGGAATTCCGCGCACCTACAGGGCGCGTGCGTTTGGTGATGTAACGCAGGAACAGCTGGAAGCTCTCATCGAAGGAGTGGAGATAGACGGCGTGCGCTACGGCTCGATCGACGCCAACCTTGAGCGCGCGTCCGGGTCCGGCAAGAACCAGTGGATCGAGATGACAATCACCGAGGGTAAGAACCGCGAGGTGCGCCGAGTGCTCGAATATCTCGGTCTTAAGGTGAACCGGCTCATCCGCACCGCTTACGGCCCGTTCCGGCTTGGCGATCTGCCCCGCGGCCGGGTTGCGCGCATCCGCAAGGGCGACCTCGACAGGTTCCGTTCGAGCCTAAAGCGAGATCGCAAATGA
- the rsmD gene encoding 16S rRNA (guanine(966)-N(2))-methyltransferase RsmD: protein MRIIAGDWRGRKLSAPKGDATRPTADRTRETLFSMLTSRLGSFEGLRVADLFAGSGALGLEALSRGAAHCLFVEQDRAALDSIKSNIAALDARGRSDVEAMSVMHLRPAREPYDLILLDPPYKTGAGAVALDRLLRLGWIGPATWMAVETGADENVEVNGLEVDAERRVGKGKLTLLRYPDPDAAPN, encoded by the coding sequence ATGAGGATCATCGCGGGCGATTGGCGCGGGCGGAAGCTGTCGGCACCAAAAGGCGATGCCACACGGCCCACCGCAGATCGCACACGCGAGACACTATTTTCAATGCTGACGAGCAGGCTCGGGAGCTTCGAAGGTCTTCGCGTCGCCGATCTTTTTGCAGGGTCGGGTGCACTCGGGCTTGAAGCCCTGTCGCGTGGCGCGGCGCACTGCCTTTTCGTCGAACAAGATCGTGCAGCGCTGGATTCGATCAAGAGCAATATCGCCGCACTGGACGCACGGGGGCGAAGCGACGTCGAAGCGATGTCGGTCATGCACCTTCGTCCGGCGCGCGAACCCTATGACCTCATATTGCTCGATCCGCCCTACAAGACAGGGGCCGGCGCTGTGGCACTCGACCGGCTGTTGCGACTAGGCTGGATCGGTCCGGCGACCTGGATGGCGGTAGAAACAGGCGCCGATGAAAATGTCGAGGTGAACGGCCTGGAAGTGGATGCGGAACGCCGGGTCGGGAAAGGCAAGTTGACCTTGCTCAGATACCCCGACCCGGACGCCGCACCCAACTGA
- a CDS encoding ATP-dependent helicase, whose translation MSDIAPSPSPPEGQVPPYAARLNPPQREAVLTTEGPVLMLAGAGTGKTAALTARLAHLVATRRAWPSQILCVTFTNKAAREMRERVASHLGVESEGIPWLGTFHSICAKMLRRHAELVGLESNYTIIDTDDQLRLLKQLIADNDLDEKRWPARQLAGLIDRWKNRGLNPSDLDAVENESYANGRGQAMYAAYQERLKALNACDFGDLMLHMLNIFRKHTDVLEDYQKRFKYILVDEYQDTNAVQYLWLRLLAQSHKNICVVGDDDQSIYSWRGAEVANILRFEKDFPGAHVVRLEQNYRSTPHILGAASGLIRANSERHEKTLWTEANGGDKVRVIGVWDAPEEARRVGEEIERLEGEGAPLDQVAILVRAQYQTREFEDRFIQIGINYRIIGGFRFYERAEIRDALAYLRVIAQPQDDLAFERIYNQPKRGLGAKTLEKMHQHARRMGLPLAAASLELADSDELPKRASNTIGNLMRQFLAWREAAENMTPADLLRLVLDETGYNDMLANDRSAESAGRAENLSELARAMEEYETLGDFLEHVALVMDNDSANDEETVTIMTIHAAKGLEFDHVFCVGWEEGVFPSQRAIDEGGLASLEEERRLAYVAITRAKRRCTILHAANRRIYGQWTSSIPSRFIEELPDEHIEQETTMTGGASLWRANWSENEDPFAHVAKDRPDRAQARGPGWQRAIATGYETKQQRLREPSRSAASFAAKPRSDIAIGAMVHHEKFGTGCVTDQEGNKLEIEFEEHGTKRVIDSFVTVVG comes from the coding sequence ATGAGTGATATCGCCCCCTCCCCGTCGCCGCCTGAAGGTCAGGTCCCGCCTTACGCTGCACGCCTCAATCCGCCGCAACGCGAAGCCGTGCTGACCACTGAGGGCCCGGTCCTGATGCTGGCTGGTGCGGGTACGGGGAAGACCGCGGCTCTGACTGCGCGTCTAGCCCATCTCGTTGCAACCCGTCGGGCATGGCCGAGCCAGATCCTGTGCGTCACCTTCACCAACAAGGCCGCGCGCGAAATGCGCGAGCGTGTCGCGTCGCATCTGGGTGTGGAAAGCGAAGGCATCCCTTGGCTCGGCACCTTCCATTCGATCTGCGCGAAGATGCTGCGTCGGCACGCCGAGTTGGTCGGGCTCGAAAGCAACTACACCATCATCGACACCGACGACCAGTTGCGGCTCCTGAAACAGCTGATTGCTGACAACGATCTCGATGAAAAACGCTGGCCGGCGCGCCAGCTCGCGGGGCTGATCGATCGCTGGAAGAACCGCGGGCTTAACCCGTCCGATCTCGATGCGGTAGAAAATGAGAGCTACGCCAATGGTCGCGGGCAGGCGATGTATGCCGCTTATCAAGAGCGTTTGAAGGCGCTCAATGCCTGCGACTTCGGGGATCTGATGCTTCACATGCTGAACATCTTCCGCAAGCACACCGACGTGCTCGAAGACTACCAAAAGCGCTTCAAATACATCCTTGTCGACGAATATCAGGATACCAATGCGGTCCAGTATCTCTGGCTGAGACTGCTTGCGCAAAGCCACAAGAATATCTGCGTCGTCGGCGATGACGACCAGTCGATCTACTCCTGGCGCGGTGCCGAGGTCGCAAACATCCTTCGCTTCGAAAAGGATTTCCCCGGTGCGCATGTTGTGCGTCTGGAGCAAAACTACCGCTCCACCCCGCACATCCTTGGCGCGGCATCAGGCCTCATCCGGGCGAATTCCGAACGCCACGAAAAGACGCTGTGGACCGAGGCCAATGGCGGTGACAAGGTCCGCGTCATCGGCGTTTGGGACGCGCCCGAAGAAGCGCGCCGCGTCGGCGAGGAGATCGAGCGGCTCGAAGGCGAAGGCGCACCTCTCGATCAGGTCGCGATTCTAGTGCGTGCACAGTACCAGACGCGTGAATTCGAGGATCGCTTCATACAGATCGGGATCAACTATCGCATCATTGGGGGTTTTCGTTTCTACGAGCGCGCCGAAATTCGCGATGCGCTTGCCTATTTAAGGGTAATCGCCCAGCCGCAGGATGATCTCGCATTCGAGCGCATCTACAATCAGCCCAAGCGCGGGCTTGGCGCGAAAACGCTGGAGAAGATGCATCAGCATGCCCGGCGCATGGGTCTGCCGCTGGCTGCCGCCTCTCTGGAACTCGCAGATAGCGATGAGCTGCCAAAGCGAGCGTCTAACACGATCGGCAATCTGATGCGGCAATTCCTCGCCTGGCGCGAAGCTGCGGAGAATATGACCCCGGCGGATCTCCTGCGTCTCGTGCTCGATGAGACCGGCTACAACGACATGCTCGCCAACGATCGCTCTGCAGAAAGCGCAGGTCGTGCAGAAAACCTCTCCGAACTCGCGCGCGCGATGGAAGAATACGAAACTCTCGGTGATTTCCTCGAACACGTCGCACTTGTGATGGATAATGACAGCGCGAACGATGAGGAGACGGTGACGATCATGACGATCCACGCCGCCAAAGGTCTCGAATTCGACCACGTATTCTGCGTTGGCTGGGAAGAAGGCGTATTCCCCTCACAACGCGCAATCGACGAAGGCGGACTTGCGAGCCTCGAGGAAGAACGTCGTCTGGCCTATGTCGCGATCACTCGGGCAAAGCGTCGCTGCACGATCCTGCATGCCGCGAACCGACGCATCTACGGCCAGTGGACGAGCTCGATACCTTCTCGATTTATCGAGGAGCTTCCCGACGAGCATATCGAACAAGAGACGACAATGACCGGCGGCGCCTCTCTATGGCGCGCGAACTGGAGCGAAAACGAGGATCCGTTCGCCCACGTTGCCAAGGACCGTCCCGACCGCGCCCAGGCCCGCGGCCCCGGCTGGCAGCGCGCAATCGCGACCGGCTATGAAACCAAACAGCAGCGCCTTCGCGAACCTAGCCGCTCTGCCGCCAGCTTCGCCGCAAAACCACGCAGCGACATCGCCATCGGCGCGATGGTCCACCACGAGAAATTCGGCACCGGTTGCGTCACCGACCAGGAAGGCAACAAGCTCGAGATCGAGTTCGAGGAACACGGCACCAAGCGCGTGATCGACAGCTTTGTGACCGTAGTGGGATAA
- a CDS encoding LysR family transcriptional regulator: protein MNRGAASFDWNHIRAFLATVETGSLSAAARALGQTQPTLSRQVSALEDALGLTLFERGTRVMMLTASGEQLLDHVKEMAEAATRISRVATGQSETVEGVVRITSSDAMAAYELPRITMDLRRDHPGIRIEIAPSSEVASLSRREADIAIRHVEPDQPDLIARRLPDIEVSLYASTEYLDQLGSVSAPADLNKASFIGFEQPERLIPQMAMIEIELTAENFGITATTGTAMFELARAGAGIALLPSEVAEGRLGLKKALPKLPSFPVPLWLVTHREIRTNKRIRLTFDHLAKALSKNRRSV from the coding sequence ATGAACCGAGGCGCCGCGTCTTTCGACTGGAACCACATCCGCGCTTTTCTGGCGACGGTGGAAACCGGGTCGCTTTCGGCAGCCGCTCGCGCCCTCGGTCAGACACAGCCCACGCTCAGCAGGCAGGTTTCGGCGCTTGAAGATGCGCTCGGTCTGACATTGTTCGAGCGCGGCACGCGCGTGATGATGCTTACGGCTTCGGGCGAGCAATTGCTGGACCACGTCAAGGAAATGGCTGAAGCTGCAACGCGGATATCGAGGGTTGCGACCGGCCAGAGCGAGACCGTCGAGGGTGTCGTTCGAATCACGTCAAGCGACGCAATGGCGGCCTACGAATTGCCGCGCATCACGATGGATCTGAGGCGCGACCATCCCGGCATTCGGATCGAAATTGCGCCGTCCAGCGAAGTCGCCAGCCTGTCACGTCGCGAGGCCGATATAGCGATCCGGCATGTCGAGCCCGACCAGCCTGATCTTATCGCCAGGCGCTTGCCCGATATCGAAGTCTCGCTCTATGCTTCAACCGAGTATCTGGACCAGCTTGGTTCTGTCTCTGCGCCGGCTGACCTGAATAAGGCGTCATTCATCGGCTTCGAACAGCCCGAGCGCCTGATCCCGCAAATGGCGATGATCGAAATCGAGCTGACGGCCGAGAACTTCGGCATCACCGCGACGACCGGCACGGCGATGTTCGAACTTGCACGAGCAGGAGCGGGGATCGCGCTACTTCCAAGCGAGGTTGCGGAGGGGCGCCTTGGGTTGAAGAAAGCGCTACCCAAACTGCCGTCCTTCCCGGTTCCGCTATGGCTGGTTACGCACCGCGAGATCAGGACCAACAAGCGCATTCGGCTAACATTCGATCATCTGGCCAAGGCATTGTCGAAAAACAGGCGAAGCGTGTAG
- a CDS encoding DUF6326 family protein has translation MPSPFSDEQLGKTISLLWLFAILNTIFRDIHQLVVAQTIEEILAGQMNGNPVTESAMFAGAFAVELFLLGMLLSRLLKQKHARLFNLVVAPLAALGTFIAPPTDLDDYFFATVVLVTFGAIFALALKWRTSASAINRVTYAEKAPS, from the coding sequence ATGCCAAGCCCATTCTCAGATGAGCAGCTCGGAAAGACCATTTCGCTGCTCTGGCTCTTCGCCATTCTGAACACCATCTTTCGCGATATCCACCAGCTGGTCGTCGCACAAACCATAGAGGAAATCCTCGCCGGTCAGATGAACGGAAATCCCGTTACCGAAAGCGCAATGTTTGCAGGGGCATTCGCCGTGGAACTGTTCCTGCTCGGGATGCTCTTGTCGCGATTGCTGAAGCAAAAACACGCACGCCTCTTCAACCTGGTCGTAGCGCCGCTGGCAGCTCTCGGAACCTTCATCGCGCCGCCGACCGACCTCGACGATTACTTCTTCGCGACTGTTGTTCTCGTCACATTCGGCGCGATTTTCGCGCTCGCCTTGAAATGGCGGACGAGTGCCAGTGCCATCAACCGCGTCACATATGCCGAGAAAGCACCCTCCTGA
- a CDS encoding DEAD/DEAH box helicase has translation MTFADLGLSPELLKAVEDAGYSEPTAIQAEAIPAVLMMKDLIGIAQTGTGKTASFVLPMIDVMAAGRRRALMPRSLILEPTRELAAQVAENFEKYGKNHDLKMALLIGGVQMGDQLKTLDEGVDVLIATPGRLMDLFERGKILLNGCELLVIDEADRMLDMGFIPDIEYICDKLPETRQTMLFSATMPPPIEKLAKKFLSNPKRIEVSRAASTNQDITAFKIPVKSRQKRETLEWLLKNDHVETAIIFANRKTTVRELNKQLQRSGFASGEIHGDMDQNSRLKELERFKNGEINILVASDVAARGLDIKGVSHVFNYDTPWHPDDYVHRIGRTGRAGAKGRAFTFVAEEDAEAIANVEKLTGHPIKVFGKDDVRVELANPSDQAEDKPARKKPRKKHEGDDGEGDRKAARKADRSRKERSAEDGEKPKRKSQSRRRSEDDEPVPAGEWNGPRPGFLDVGFG, from the coding sequence ATGACTTTTGCCGATCTCGGCCTATCACCTGAATTGCTCAAAGCTGTCGAGGACGCAGGCTATTCCGAGCCGACCGCGATCCAGGCAGAAGCCATCCCTGCCGTCCTTATGATGAAGGACCTGATCGGGATCGCGCAGACCGGCACCGGCAAGACTGCGAGCTTCGTGCTGCCCATGATTGACGTCATGGCGGCAGGTCGCAGGCGGGCCTTGATGCCGCGTTCGCTGATCCTCGAGCCAACGCGCGAACTCGCCGCACAGGTGGCCGAGAATTTCGAGAAATACGGCAAGAACCACGATCTCAAGATGGCGCTGCTCATCGGCGGCGTGCAGATGGGGGATCAGCTCAAGACGCTCGACGAGGGTGTCGACGTGCTGATCGCGACGCCGGGCCGTCTGATGGACCTGTTCGAGCGGGGCAAGATCCTGTTGAACGGATGCGAGCTGTTGGTGATCGACGAGGCCGACCGGATGCTCGACATGGGGTTCATCCCCGACATCGAGTATATCTGCGACAAGCTACCCGAAACACGTCAAACGATGCTTTTTTCGGCGACCATGCCGCCGCCGATCGAAAAGCTTGCGAAGAAATTCCTCAGCAATCCCAAGCGGATCGAGGTGAGCCGCGCGGCTTCCACCAATCAGGACATCACCGCTTTCAAGATACCTGTGAAGAGCCGCCAGAAGCGCGAAACGCTCGAATGGCTGCTCAAGAACGACCATGTCGAGACCGCGATCATCTTCGCCAACCGCAAGACGACCGTGCGAGAGCTCAACAAGCAGCTTCAGCGCAGCGGCTTTGCCAGTGGCGAGATCCATGGCGACATGGACCAGAATTCGCGCCTCAAAGAACTCGAGCGTTTCAAAAACGGCGAGATCAATATTCTTGTGGCATCCGACGTTGCTGCCCGCGGCCTCGATATCAAGGGTGTCTCCCACGTCTTCAACTACGACACACCGTGGCATCCCGACGATTACGTTCACCGCATCGGTCGCACGGGCCGGGCAGGGGCAAAAGGCCGCGCTTTCACCTTCGTGGCCGAAGAAGATGCCGAAGCTATCGCCAATGTCGAGAAACTCACCGGTCACCCGATCAAGGTATTCGGCAAAGACGACGTCCGGGTCGAATTAGCAAACCCTTCGGATCAGGCTGAGGACAAGCCCGCCCGGAAGAAGCCGCGCAAGAAGCATGAGGGTGATGACGGCGAGGGCGATCGCAAAGCGGCTCGCAAAGCGGACAGGTCGCGCAAGGAACGGTCTGCGGAGGATGGCGAGAAGCCAAAGCGCAAGTCCCAGTCCCGCCGCCGCAGCGAGGATGATGAACCAGTCCCGGCGGGCGAGTGGAATGGTCCGCGCCCCGGCTTTCTGGATGTCGGGTTCGGCTAA
- a CDS encoding FAD-binding oxidoreductase: MSDTVSLQGTFLAEASDLLGEKGFSTDDEAISPWLTDWRGRYSGRAMALASPASTEEVAALVKLCARHGVPIVPQGGNSGMAGGATPDESGDAILLSLRRMDKIRSLDREAGQCVCEAGVILQTLHEAAGEAQMRFPLTLGGKGSATIGGLVSTNAGGTQVLRHGTMRAQVLGIEAVLADGSIFNGLTALKKDNRGFDLKQLLIGSEGTLGIVTAANLRLLPEASARATAWVGLPTITGARSLLRFVEAQMGDSLEGFEVVPAHCLDSVLDHLHDARSPLEQRHAWNALIECVSSEGDSDALRARLEEALGEALVQDLLADAAIASSEAQSEAFWLLRDSISAAERALGPAMQHDISVPVEKMPEFILAAIPEIEERFAGTRGVAFGHLGDGNVHFHILAPKGVVPGEWEEGEGKKISARVYDLVTQWGGSFSAEHGIGQMKVEELGRLGDPVSLSIMRSVKRALDPQGLLNPGKLVPD, translated from the coding sequence ATGAGCGATACGGTGAGCCTTCAGGGCACTTTTCTAGCCGAAGCGAGCGACCTGCTTGGAGAGAAGGGATTTTCGACAGATGATGAGGCGATCTCGCCGTGGCTGACCGACTGGCGTGGACGGTACTCCGGCAGAGCGATGGCCCTGGCTTCCCCCGCCTCGACCGAGGAAGTCGCAGCGCTGGTCAAGCTATGTGCGAGGCACGGCGTCCCGATCGTTCCGCAGGGTGGGAACAGCGGGATGGCCGGTGGCGCTACGCCTGATGAGAGCGGCGATGCCATTCTTCTGTCGCTGCGTCGGATGGACAAGATCCGCAGCCTCGATCGGGAAGCAGGCCAATGTGTATGTGAGGCGGGGGTCATCCTTCAAACGCTCCATGAAGCCGCAGGTGAGGCGCAAATGCGCTTCCCTCTGACGCTTGGTGGCAAAGGATCGGCGACGATTGGCGGGCTCGTCTCGACCAATGCCGGCGGCACACAGGTGCTGCGCCATGGCACAATGCGGGCGCAAGTGCTGGGGATCGAAGCAGTTTTGGCCGATGGGAGCATCTTCAACGGGCTGACCGCTCTCAAGAAGGACAATCGCGGCTTCGACCTCAAACAGTTGCTGATCGGGTCCGAGGGTACGCTCGGGATTGTGACAGCCGCAAACCTGCGGTTGCTGCCCGAAGCATCTGCCCGCGCGACAGCCTGGGTAGGCCTGCCGACTATCACAGGTGCACGGTCGCTTTTGCGCTTCGTCGAAGCGCAAATGGGCGACTCGCTCGAAGGGTTCGAGGTCGTGCCGGCACACTGTCTCGACAGCGTGCTCGATCATCTCCACGATGCGCGCTCTCCCCTCGAACAGCGTCATGCCTGGAATGCATTGATCGAATGCGTGTCGAGCGAGGGCGACAGCGACGCGTTGCGCGCCCGGCTCGAAGAAGCGCTGGGCGAGGCACTGGTGCAAGACCTGCTTGCCGATGCCGCCATCGCCTCCAGCGAGGCTCAGTCGGAGGCGTTCTGGTTGCTGCGAGACTCGATCTCGGCCGCCGAACGTGCGCTTGGCCCTGCGATGCAGCACGATATCTCCGTTCCGGTCGAGAAAATGCCTGAATTCATCCTCGCCGCGATCCCGGAGATAGAAGAGCGCTTTGCCGGGACCCGCGGCGTCGCATTTGGGCACCTGGGCGATGGGAACGTGCACTTCCATATCCTAGCACCGAAAGGGGTTGTACCTGGCGAATGGGAAGAAGGCGAAGGCAAGAAGATCAGCGCGCGCGTCTACGATCTCGTGACCCAGTGGGGCGGGTCATTCAGTGCAGAACACGGCATCGGGCAAATGAAGGTTGAGGAACTGGGGCGGCTCGGCGATCCCGTATCGCTCTCCATAATGCGCAGCGTTAAAAGGGCGCTCGACCCACAGGGGCTGCTCAATCCGGGGAAGCTCGTGCCCGACTGA